The Linepithema humile isolate Giens D197 chromosome 2, Lhum_UNIL_v1.0, whole genome shotgun sequence genome has a segment encoding these proteins:
- the LOC105679345 gene encoding prolyl 3-hydroxylase 1-like isoform X2: MKLVFPFVLLFGICACHADDRIEINEIDTDESVPHKTQNTQNSTLAEIFENAVHAYLEEDWDGCVAGFNDAMHGYKMYKRMVIVCRQKCKTEAAGSSPIFAEDIEDLHFYERKVRETLCLMKCNQDYREIAGAGALKRLPRVTEKKFVDFTIYEYLHICYFQKGRYQDAANAAFTFLTQHPDHEMTKKNLRHYLSLPEVVVEKVVNLEVAPFVQMYLRGVRAYEDENYAEAVAEFESSLEFYMESEEECRIYCEGPFDQGWYPEFTSSISNHFAFCLKCKRGCSLALNNVNGNFRGDLLRSHYNYLQFAYYKLGNLKAACAAVASYLLFIPADETMLHNKDYYSSQPKVEEEYFTPREEALSYVKRQEYELMLLHYISEEFAVIDARFNAFNKKSNKEKSDEKTEEKLGKDLHPPPGHSPSIWTRFIGNLSAFRDEEKTEIPKSRIMEWLKVTSDARLIAGEKELGGKNRYAVDNFLNSTECDLLMQLAQGAVEGDGYMGNKSPHSSYERFEGMTVGRVALMVYFGLMKPELLELFLQRTEAVRDHVERYFDLDRPLYFTYTHLVCRTALPGNFQLTHPRASDVTFADMLAS, translated from the exons ATGAAGCTTGTCTTTCCGTTCGTGCTCCTCTTCGGAATATGCGCGTGTCACGCCGACGATAGGATCGAGATCAATGAGATCGACACAGACGAATCCGTTCCGCACAAGACGCAAAACACACAGAACAGCACGCTAGCCGAGATCTTCGAGAACGCGGTCCATGCTTATCTCGAGGAAGATTGGGACGGCTGCGTCGCGGGGTTCAACGATGCTATGCACGG atataaaatgtacaaacgtATGGTGATAGTGTGCCGACAAAAGTGCAAAACTGAGGCGGCAGGCTCCTCGCCGATCTTCGCCGAGGACATTGAAGATTTACACTTTTATGAGAGGAAAGTGAGGGAGACGCTCTGTTTAATGAAATGCAATCAGGATTACCGAGAGATCGCCGGTGCGGGGGCGCTTAAACGACTCCCACGTGTTACGGAAAAGAAGTTTGTCGATTTTACCATCTATGAGTATCTTCACATCTGCTATTTTCAA AAAGGAAGATATCAAGATGCGGCAAATGCAGCCTTCACTTTCCTGACTCAACATCCCGATCATGAAATgacgaaaaaaaatcttagGCATTACCTGAGTCTGCCCGAAGTAGTTGTAGAGAAAGTTGTGAATTTAGAGGTGGCTCCTTTTGTGCAAATGTATCTACGAGGGGTCCGAGCGTACGAAGATGAGAACTATGCGGAAGCTGTGGCCGAATTTGAGAGTTCACTCGAGTTTTACATGGAATCCGAGGAAGAGTGTAGGATTTATTGCGAAGGTCCCTTCGATCAAGGATGGTATCCCGAATTTACGTCCTCTATATCAA ATCATTTTGCATTCTGTCTAAAGTGCAAACGTGGGTGCTCGCTTGCACTGAACAATGTGAATGGCAACTTCCGAGGTGATTTGCTTAGGAGCCACTACAATTACCTGCAATTCGCTTATTACAAAC TGGGCAACCTGAAAGCAGCCTGTGCGGCAGTTGCGAGTTACTTATTGTTTATACCCGCCGACGAAACAATGCTTCACAATAAAGACTACTATAGCTCCCAACCGAAAGTGGAGGAAGAATATTTCACACCAAGAGAG GAAGCACTTTCCTACGTGAAGCGGCAAGAGTACGAGCTGATGCTGCTGCATTACATATCGGAGGAGTTCGCAGTGATCGATGCTAGATTCAACGCATTCAATAAGAAgagtaataaagaaaaaagcgATGAAAAAACGGAAGAGAAATTAGGAAAG gATTTGCATCCACCTCCGGGTCACTCACCATCCATATGGACGCGATTTATAGGTAATCTATCAGCGTTTCGGGACGAGGAGAAAACGGAGATACCAAAAAGTCGCATCATGGAATGGCTAAAAGTCACGAGCGACGCGCGATTGATTGCAGGAGAAAAAGAGCTCGGCGGAAAAAACCGCTACGCGGTCgataattttctcaattccaCCGAATGCGATCTGCTTATGCAACTCGCTCAG GGTGCCGTGGAAGGTGACGGCTACATGGGAAATAAGAGCCCGCATTCATCGTATGAACGTTTTGAAGGCATGACTGTCGGCAGGGTGGCTTTA ATGGTGTACTTTGGTCTGATGAAGCCGGAACTGCTGGAGTTATTCCTGCAACGTACGGAAGCGGTTCGTGATCACGTGGAAAGGTATTTCGACCTTGATCGACCACTGTATTTCACCTATACCCATTTGGTCTGCCGAACGGCTTTACCTGGTAATTTTCAACTGACGCATCCTCGTGCTTCTGACGTCACTTTCGCTGACATGCTCGCATCGTAA
- the LOC105679345 gene encoding prolyl 3-hydroxylase 2-like isoform X1: protein MKLVFPFVLLFGICACHADDRIEINEIDTDESVPHKTQNTQNSTLAEIFENAVHAYLEEDWDGCVAGFNDAMHGYKMYKRMVIVCRQKCKTEAAGSSPIFAEDIEDLHFYERKVRETLCLMKCNQDYREIAGAGALKRLPRVTEKKFVDFTIYEYLHICYFQKGRYQDAANAAFTFLTQHPDHEMTKKNLRHYLSLPEVVVEKVVNLEVAPFVQMYLRGVRAYEDENYAEAVAEFESSLEFYMESEEECRIYCEGPFDQGWYPEFTSSISNHFAFCLKCKRGCSLALNNVNGNFRGDLLRSHYNYLQFAYYKLGNLKAACAAVASYLLFIPADETMLHNKDYYSSQPKVEEEYFTPREEALSYVKRQEYELMLLHYISEEFAVIDARFNAFNKKSNKEKSDEKTEEKLGKDLHPPPGHSPSIWTRFIGNLSAFRDEEKTEIPKSRIMEWLKVTSDARLIAGEKELGGKNRYAVDNFLNSTECDLLMQLAQGAVEGDGYMGNKSPHSSYERFEGMTVGRVALMVYFGLMKPELLELFLQRTEAVRDHVERYFDLDRPLYFTYTHLVCRTALPDSPANRSDLSHEIHADNCIIKNEGSCLREDPAYTWRDYSAILYLNDDFDGGEFFFVEDPKRRRVQSTVQPRCGRMVAFSAGGENLHGVQGVRSGRRCAVALWFTQDERYFEYERVVADTMLKRVRILGIVQREDIAIPIRYEDVLIQYFKEDETLRRILKESA, encoded by the exons ATGAAGCTTGTCTTTCCGTTCGTGCTCCTCTTCGGAATATGCGCGTGTCACGCCGACGATAGGATCGAGATCAATGAGATCGACACAGACGAATCCGTTCCGCACAAGACGCAAAACACACAGAACAGCACGCTAGCCGAGATCTTCGAGAACGCGGTCCATGCTTATCTCGAGGAAGATTGGGACGGCTGCGTCGCGGGGTTCAACGATGCTATGCACGG atataaaatgtacaaacgtATGGTGATAGTGTGCCGACAAAAGTGCAAAACTGAGGCGGCAGGCTCCTCGCCGATCTTCGCCGAGGACATTGAAGATTTACACTTTTATGAGAGGAAAGTGAGGGAGACGCTCTGTTTAATGAAATGCAATCAGGATTACCGAGAGATCGCCGGTGCGGGGGCGCTTAAACGACTCCCACGTGTTACGGAAAAGAAGTTTGTCGATTTTACCATCTATGAGTATCTTCACATCTGCTATTTTCAA AAAGGAAGATATCAAGATGCGGCAAATGCAGCCTTCACTTTCCTGACTCAACATCCCGATCATGAAATgacgaaaaaaaatcttagGCATTACCTGAGTCTGCCCGAAGTAGTTGTAGAGAAAGTTGTGAATTTAGAGGTGGCTCCTTTTGTGCAAATGTATCTACGAGGGGTCCGAGCGTACGAAGATGAGAACTATGCGGAAGCTGTGGCCGAATTTGAGAGTTCACTCGAGTTTTACATGGAATCCGAGGAAGAGTGTAGGATTTATTGCGAAGGTCCCTTCGATCAAGGATGGTATCCCGAATTTACGTCCTCTATATCAA ATCATTTTGCATTCTGTCTAAAGTGCAAACGTGGGTGCTCGCTTGCACTGAACAATGTGAATGGCAACTTCCGAGGTGATTTGCTTAGGAGCCACTACAATTACCTGCAATTCGCTTATTACAAAC TGGGCAACCTGAAAGCAGCCTGTGCGGCAGTTGCGAGTTACTTATTGTTTATACCCGCCGACGAAACAATGCTTCACAATAAAGACTACTATAGCTCCCAACCGAAAGTGGAGGAAGAATATTTCACACCAAGAGAG GAAGCACTTTCCTACGTGAAGCGGCAAGAGTACGAGCTGATGCTGCTGCATTACATATCGGAGGAGTTCGCAGTGATCGATGCTAGATTCAACGCATTCAATAAGAAgagtaataaagaaaaaagcgATGAAAAAACGGAAGAGAAATTAGGAAAG gATTTGCATCCACCTCCGGGTCACTCACCATCCATATGGACGCGATTTATAGGTAATCTATCAGCGTTTCGGGACGAGGAGAAAACGGAGATACCAAAAAGTCGCATCATGGAATGGCTAAAAGTCACGAGCGACGCGCGATTGATTGCAGGAGAAAAAGAGCTCGGCGGAAAAAACCGCTACGCGGTCgataattttctcaattccaCCGAATGCGATCTGCTTATGCAACTCGCTCAG GGTGCCGTGGAAGGTGACGGCTACATGGGAAATAAGAGCCCGCATTCATCGTATGAACGTTTTGAAGGCATGACTGTCGGCAGGGTGGCTTTA ATGGTGTACTTTGGTCTGATGAAGCCGGAACTGCTGGAGTTATTCCTGCAACGTACGGAAGCGGTTCGTGATCACGTGGAAAGGTATTTCGACCTTGATCGACCACTGTATTTCACCTATACCCATTTGGTCTGCCGAACGGCTTTACCTG ATTCGCCGGCAAATCGGAGCGATCTGAGTCACGAGATTCACGCTGATAATTGTATCATAAAGAACGAAGGTTCCTGCTTACGAGAAGATCCTGCGTACACGTGGCGAGATTATTCAGCGATTTTGTATCTCAACGACGATTTCGACGGCGGCGAGTTCTTTTTCGTTGAGGACCCGAAGAGACGCCGCGTTCAGAGCACTGTTCAGCCTCGGTGCGGACGTATGGTGGCTTTTTCCGCCGGTGGTGAGAATCTTCACGGTGTTCAGGGTGTGCGCAGCGGCAGAAGATGCGCCGTGGCGTTATGGTTCACCCAggatgaaagatattttgaatacGAGAGAGTGGTAGCGGACACCATGCTGAAGAGGGTTCGCATCCTGGGTATCGTGCAACGCGAGGACATCGCAATACCTATCAG ATACGAAGATGTGCTGATCCAATATTTCAAAGAAGACGAGACGCTGAGGCGCATACTGAAAGAATCTGCGTGA